The Acidianus infernus genome window below encodes:
- the aroB gene encoding 3-dehydroquinate synthase, whose product MRKISEDICCSKVDVLVNASYKDFLDSLQGKKAIFYSKNLSIDYKGDLNIPIEDGEKAKDVSNVLDLVKVLYDNGFNRGDYVIAIGGGTVLDLVGFVSSIYMRGLNLINIPTTLLGMVDAAIGGKNGVNFGNAKNILGTFYQPSAIVVDLNFIKTLPEEEIRKGLAEVIKYGLVLDKELYDYLAMNDKKILEKDEGALEEIIYKSIKDKLAVVKEDERETKGIRVVLNFGHTIGHAIEAGSNFTIPHGYAISVGMVCEAKIAEEMGYSEEGVVEDTLWILSLYGLPITPEKLPSKYSKELALASIEKDKKIRNDEILMPFPTRIGDYKVVKVPIQTVKGFASQCL is encoded by the coding sequence ATGAGGAAAATTTCTGAGGATATATGCTGTTCTAAAGTAGATGTTCTTGTAAATGCTAGTTATAAGGATTTTTTAGATTCTCTCCAAGGTAAGAAAGCAATATTTTATTCAAAGAACTTGAGCATAGACTACAAAGGAGATCTTAATATACCCATAGAAGATGGAGAAAAAGCTAAAGATGTGAGTAACGTTTTAGATTTAGTAAAAGTACTTTATGATAATGGGTTTAACAGAGGAGATTACGTCATAGCTATAGGAGGGGGCACCGTTTTAGATCTAGTAGGTTTTGTTTCTTCAATATATATGCGTGGCCTTAATTTAATTAATATTCCTACAACACTATTGGGAATGGTTGATGCCGCGATTGGGGGTAAAAATGGAGTTAATTTTGGCAACGCAAAAAACATTTTAGGAACTTTTTATCAACCTTCGGCAATTGTCGTAGATTTAAATTTTATTAAAACTCTTCCTGAAGAAGAGATTAGAAAAGGTCTTGCCGAAGTGATAAAATACGGTCTAGTATTAGATAAGGAACTTTATGATTATCTTGCAATGAATGATAAGAAAATCTTGGAGAAAGATGAGGGAGCCCTTGAGGAAATAATTTACAAGTCAATTAAAGATAAACTGGCGGTAGTAAAAGAGGACGAAAGAGAAACTAAAGGAATTAGAGTGGTTTTAAACTTTGGGCACACTATAGGTCATGCGATAGAAGCCGGGTCTAATTTTACTATACCTCATGGATACGCAATATCTGTAGGGATGGTCTGTGAAGCTAAAATTGCTGAAGAAATGGGCTATTCTGAAGAAGGAGTTGTAGAGGACACTTTATGGATACTTAGCCTATACGGTTTACCAATAACTCCAGAAAAACTTCCTTCTAAGTACTCTAAAGAACTAGCTTTGGCTTCAATAGAGAAGGATAAAAAAATCAGAAATGATGAGATTTTGATGCCATTTCCTACAAGGATAGGGGATTATAAAGTAGTTAAAGTTCCTATACAGACAGTTAAAGGGTTTGCCTCGCAATGTTTATAG
- a CDS encoding shikimate dehydrogenase family protein has product MFIDYSTKLFGIIGKKISYTLSPAIHNYSFEKLGINAVYLAFDIQEEEKFDLIVKGLLEVGEGFNVTIPYKEKIIPLLEGLSKEAEEIGAVNTIFRKKGFNTDYLAVKSLVLEKGEKIEKSLIFGAGGAAKAASFALSSLGSEIFIINRTRDKAQELVDRLTEKGYYAKVVESCNFSYDAVVNSTPNPSYIPDECIKGKLAIEFVYSPLNTEFLIKASEKGLRVINGLEILVRQALEAQKIWFGKSLNDKEVVDFLYARELVR; this is encoded by the coding sequence ATGTTTATAGATTATTCAACAAAACTTTTCGGAATAATAGGTAAGAAAATTTCTTATACGCTGTCTCCTGCTATACATAACTACTCTTTTGAAAAGTTGGGAATAAATGCAGTTTATCTAGCGTTTGATATTCAAGAAGAGGAAAAATTTGACTTGATAGTAAAAGGCTTACTTGAGGTCGGAGAAGGATTTAACGTTACAATACCCTATAAAGAGAAGATAATTCCATTACTTGAAGGATTAAGCAAAGAAGCGGAAGAAATCGGAGCAGTAAATACAATATTTAGGAAGAAAGGGTTTAATACAGATTATTTGGCTGTTAAAAGTTTAGTTTTAGAAAAAGGAGAAAAAATCGAGAAAAGCCTAATATTCGGCGCAGGCGGTGCAGCTAAAGCCGCATCATTCGCTTTAAGCTCATTAGGTTCTGAAATTTTCATAATTAATAGAACTAGAGATAAGGCTCAAGAGTTAGTTGATAGATTAACTGAAAAAGGCTATTACGCTAAAGTTGTTGAATCATGCAACTTCAGCTATGATGCAGTAGTTAATTCAACGCCTAATCCTTCTTATATTCCTGATGAATGCATTAAAGGAAAATTAGCAATTGAATTTGTTTATTCTCCTTTAAATACTGAGTTTCTAATTAAAGCTTCTGAGAAGGGATTAAGAGTAATAAACGGCTTGGAAATTTTAGTAAGACAAGCTTTAGAGGCACAAAAGATTTGGTTTGGAAAGTCTTTAAATGACAAAGAAGTGGTGGATTTTCTATATGCCAGGGAACTCGTTAGGTAA
- the aroC gene encoding chorismate synthase produces MPGNSLGKALTITTFGESHGPAIGVVIDGIPAGLPLSKEDIEFELSFRRPGKLFVSGRREKDEPEIISGIYNGRTTGAPVAIIIRNTDVISSLYEEVHYKPRPGHADLPYIMKYGFENWDYRGGGRASARETATRVAAGAIAKKLLMLTNTVIAGHLVSLGNVELEEKVSFEDILCSKYSPVRASKKSLEEKYEKLLMEATKEGDSYGGVAEIVVNNPPIGLGEPVFDKIKADLAKAVMSIPAVVGFEYGLGFKAAHMRGSEANDEIILKDGKLGWKYNNAGGILGGLTNGEQIILRCAFKPTSSIRKPQKTIDLRTMKETEISVIGRHDPAVAIRGVAVVEAMVALVLVDHAIRAGIIPQVRLDDKQVSIIEENWKRYINTCRPTEGSQ; encoded by the coding sequence ATGCCAGGGAACTCGTTAGGTAAAGCATTAACTATAACAACTTTTGGAGAAAGTCACGGTCCTGCAATAGGAGTCGTAATAGATGGAATTCCTGCAGGCCTGCCTTTAAGCAAGGAAGATATTGAATTTGAATTATCGTTTAGAAGGCCAGGAAAACTTTTTGTGTCGGGCAGAAGGGAAAAGGACGAACCAGAGATCATCAGTGGAATCTATAACGGAAGGACAACTGGAGCTCCAGTAGCAATAATAATAAGGAATACTGACGTTATATCTTCTCTATATGAAGAAGTTCATTACAAACCAAGGCCAGGGCATGCAGATCTTCCTTACATTATGAAATACGGCTTTGAAAATTGGGATTATAGAGGCGGTGGTAGAGCTAGTGCAAGGGAAACTGCCACAAGAGTTGCCGCAGGAGCTATAGCAAAGAAGCTTTTAATGCTTACTAATACCGTAATAGCAGGTCATTTAGTTAGTCTAGGAAACGTTGAACTAGAAGAGAAAGTATCTTTTGAGGATATTCTTTGTTCTAAATATAGCCCAGTTAGGGCAAGTAAAAAATCCTTAGAAGAAAAATATGAGAAATTGCTTATGGAAGCGACAAAAGAAGGAGATAGCTATGGCGGAGTTGCGGAAATAGTTGTAAATAATCCACCCATAGGCCTTGGGGAACCAGTATTTGACAAAATAAAAGCTGATTTGGCTAAGGCAGTAATGTCAATTCCTGCAGTAGTTGGTTTCGAATACGGTTTAGGATTTAAGGCCGCACATATGAGAGGTAGTGAGGCCAATGATGAGATAATATTAAAAGACGGTAAACTTGGTTGGAAATATAACAACGCTGGCGGAATCTTGGGAGGTTTAACAAATGGTGAGCAAATAATTTTAAGATGTGCATTTAAGCCTACATCATCAATAAGGAAGCCTCAAAAAACTATAGATTTGAGGACTATGAAGGAGACGGAAATTTCAGTTATAGGTAGACATGACCCTGCAGTAGCAATTAGGGGAGTTGCGGTAGTAGAAGCAATGGTAGCATTAGTTTTGGTAGATCATGCAATAAGAGCTGGAATAATTCCTCAAGTTAGACTAGACGATAAGCAAGTCTCTATCATTGAAGAAAATTGGAAGAGGTATATTAACACATGCAGGCCTACGGAGGGGTCTCAATAG
- a CDS encoding shikimate kinase has product MQAYGGVSIVNAIPSWYGSSMAVNLKVNVEITKGKYNGGSKLISTIITYLKEKFNLEDFDVKISSEIPQESGLKSSSAVSTALIGEVKRKFGLNIDVVKYSAILSILAGVSYTGALDDAVSAYYGGISYTYNKEFKIIKKSNPPLDISIIILPKGGRGKVNLNKLRSYELIFYEIFKLSLSDPITAMKYNGILVGEILGYDLTPVKKALEKGALASGISGNGPSIFAVTKEGEEGPIIDEFNLYGKVILTKAVGLDSEDK; this is encoded by the coding sequence ATGCAGGCCTACGGAGGGGTCTCAATAGTTAATGCCATACCTTCTTGGTATGGATCATCAATGGCAGTAAATTTGAAAGTAAATGTGGAAATTACTAAAGGTAAATATAATGGAGGAAGTAAGTTAATTTCCACCATCATAACGTATCTTAAGGAAAAGTTCAATTTAGAAGATTTCGACGTCAAAATAAGCTCTGAGATTCCTCAAGAAAGTGGATTAAAAAGCAGTAGTGCAGTTTCTACAGCGTTGATTGGTGAAGTCAAGAGAAAATTTGGTTTAAATATAGATGTAGTTAAGTATTCTGCAATACTATCAATATTGGCAGGAGTTTCTTACACTGGAGCCTTAGATGATGCTGTTTCTGCATATTATGGAGGAATTTCTTACACATATAATAAGGAATTTAAAATTATTAAAAAATCCAATCCGCCTTTAGATATTTCAATAATCATATTGCCAAAAGGAGGAAGAGGTAAAGTTAATTTAAATAAGTTAAGGAGCTACGAGCTAATTTTCTATGAAATTTTTAAGTTATCGTTATCAGATCCAATAACTGCAATGAAATACAATGGTATACTAGTTGGTGAAATTCTAGGTTATGATTTAACACCAGTGAAAAAAGCTTTAGAGAAAGGGGCATTAGCTTCTGGAATATCTGGTAATGGACCTTCAATATTTGCTGTTACAAAAGAAGGTGAAGAAGGGCCAATAATAGATGAATTTAACCTTTACGGTAAAGTAATATTAACAAAGGCTGTCGGGCTTGATAGCGAAGATAAGTAG
- a CDS encoding 3-phosphoshikimate 1-carboxyvinyltransferase, which produces MIAKISRSYIEGKIRAPPSKSLGIRLIFLSLLTKVNLYTSQELSDDILVAKNAVNTLKNGGDYVYLGGSATTLRMLIPIALALGKKIKIDGDETLRRRPLNAIIKALRSAKFSSNSLPLTIEGKLEEETVIEGWESSQYISGLIYAYHIIGGGKIRIIPPISSKSYIEMTIDLFNRIGSDVKFEGNEILINPRPLRGYEGEIPGDYALASFYALASLLTGGRIEIFGLYDPPKYFGDHNIVEIFSNMGAKSYYSSSWIVESTDEYYPIKINVNDVPDLAVSIATLSSVANGCSEIQGIERLRIKESDRVSTIISTLSAFGVNAKYVNDSITIKGVRKEKILKGSITCPSDHRIAMMAGVLSLINGGEVDDAECVKKSNPFFWQDLIKLGGKISLE; this is translated from the coding sequence TTGATAGCGAAGATAAGTAGATCTTACATAGAAGGTAAGATAAGGGCACCTCCATCAAAAAGTCTTGGAATTAGATTAATATTTCTTTCTTTATTAACAAAGGTTAATTTATATACAAGCCAAGAGTTATCAGATGACATTTTAGTAGCTAAAAATGCCGTGAATACCTTAAAAAATGGTGGAGATTACGTATATTTAGGAGGCTCTGCAACCACATTAAGGATGCTAATACCAATTGCGTTAGCTTTAGGTAAGAAAATAAAAATTGACGGAGATGAGACCCTTAGGAGGAGGCCATTAAATGCTATTATTAAGGCATTAAGGTCGGCAAAATTTTCATCAAATTCCTTACCTCTCACAATAGAAGGTAAATTAGAAGAAGAAACAGTAATAGAAGGTTGGGAAAGTAGTCAATACATTTCTGGGCTAATTTATGCATATCATATAATAGGAGGGGGTAAAATTAGAATAATACCTCCAATATCTTCAAAGAGTTATATAGAAATGACGATTGATCTCTTTAATAGAATTGGTTCTGATGTTAAATTTGAGGGGAATGAGATTTTAATTAATCCTAGACCTCTAAGAGGTTATGAAGGAGAAATACCAGGGGATTATGCATTGGCATCATTTTATGCATTGGCCTCATTACTAACTGGGGGAAGAATAGAGATATTTGGCCTTTATGATCCTCCAAAGTATTTCGGAGATCATAATATTGTAGAAATATTTTCTAATATGGGTGCAAAAAGTTATTATTCAAGTTCTTGGATTGTGGAATCCACTGATGAATATTATCCGATAAAAATAAACGTTAATGACGTTCCTGATTTAGCTGTTTCAATTGCTACGCTATCATCTGTAGCTAACGGATGTTCCGAAATACAAGGAATTGAAAGGCTTAGAATAAAGGAAAGCGATAGGGTTTCTACTATAATTTCTACCTTAAGTGCATTTGGGGTTAATGCAAAATATGTAAACGATAGTATTACAATTAAGGGCGTAAGAAAGGAAAAAATTCTTAAAGGGAGTATTACATGCCCTTCCGATCATAGGATAGCTATGATGGCCGGAGTACTTTCACTAATAAACGGAGGAGAAGTTGACGATGCAGAGTGTGTAAAAAAGAGTAATCCTTTCTTTTGGCAAGATTTAATAAAACTAGGAGGAAAAATATCTCTAGAATGA
- a CDS encoding type I 3-dehydroquinate dehydratase has product MRPLIVASLPIYKEDDLLKARNIKEADMIELRLDYSQKLISLEKIKEILGDLKEKLILTIRDVNEGGVYKIADSEKAKYLQEADLEGFIYDVEASFLERFDVPFKGKIVSAHYFNELPKYEEVEKIIKKYSQDALFIKIATIGKGEYKELLTKLLKFDKIIVLPMGVDPLERIALGILGSRLIYTFVETQTAPGQMHYSKAFKIISCLYD; this is encoded by the coding sequence ATGAGACCGTTAATAGTAGCCTCTTTACCTATTTATAAAGAAGATGACTTACTTAAGGCTAGGAATATTAAAGAAGCAGACATGATTGAGTTAAGACTTGATTACTCCCAAAAGTTAATTAGTCTTGAAAAAATAAAGGAAATCTTAGGCGATTTGAAAGAAAAGCTAATTTTAACAATTAGAGACGTCAATGAGGGAGGAGTATATAAAATTGCAGACAGTGAGAAAGCTAAGTACTTACAAGAAGCCGACTTAGAAGGCTTCATTTATGATGTAGAGGCTTCATTTTTAGAGAGATTTGACGTACCATTTAAAGGTAAAATTGTTTCCGCTCATTACTTTAATGAATTACCAAAATATGAAGAAGTAGAGAAAATAATTAAAAAATATAGTCAAGATGCACTTTTTATAAAAATAGCTACTATTGGAAAAGGAGAATATAAGGAACTATTAACTAAACTTTTGAAATTTGATAAAATTATAGTTTTGCCAATGGGTGTAGATCCATTGGAAAGAATAGCACTAGGTATTCTTGGTTCACGGTTAATCTACACTTTCGTTGAGACGCAGACTGCTCCAGGTCAGATGCATTACTCCAAGGCCTTCAAGATTATTTCTTGCTTATATGATTAG
- a CDS encoding Rieske (2Fe-2S) protein, protein MQIKKPQLKIGEKTKIKANINGEDKEIVLLYLGGDKYIAFDAYCPHLGCDLEKYGVLIREEIVCQCHFSHFSIKDGKPTKGASKKPLKIYQVKVSKNGELIIEG, encoded by the coding sequence ATGCAAATCAAAAAGCCTCAACTGAAAATAGGTGAGAAGACTAAAATAAAAGCTAATATAAATGGAGAAGATAAGGAGATAGTATTGTTATATTTAGGTGGAGATAAATATATAGCTTTTGATGCGTACTGTCCACATCTGGGTTGTGATTTAGAAAAGTATGGTGTTCTAATTAGAGAAGAAATTGTTTGCCAATGTCACTTTTCACATTTTTCAATAAAGGATGGAAAACCTACTAAAGGAGCTTCTAAAAAACCTCTTAAGATTTATCAAGTAAAAGTGAGTAAAAACGGCGAGCTGATAATAGAAGGCTAA
- the thiC gene encoding phosphomethylpyrimidine synthase ThiC has product MATQISEAKSGNVTEEMKIIAKLEGESPEKIRDRVAKGRVVIFKNIVRQNLERYTAIGEGLFTKVNVNLGASTDHYDENEELEKVEIANKFGADTIMDLTDGGDIDGMRRKVLAKAKMPVGTVPIYQLYYEMVTKRKYVIDFTEDDLFNVIEKHFKDGVDFVTVHTGVTLDLAKKAAEQKRTAGIVSRGGTILAAWEIYNEKENPLYANFDYLLELAKEYDVVLSLGDALRPGGIDDAHDELHVGELLVNARLAKKAIEKGVQVMIEGPGHMPLDQIEMDIKLEKQLTGGVPYYVLGILPTDIAAGYDHIAGAIGGALAAAYGADMLCYLTPAEHLSLPTPEQVKDGLIAFKIAAHTGDIIKLGEKARKLDTEMSKARASLNWQKMFSLTFDEERARRIYRQYKKFEAGSCTMCGDLCVYLVLPRALNKKRYANQKASTENR; this is encoded by the coding sequence ATGGCAACTCAAATTTCTGAAGCCAAAAGCGGAAACGTTACAGAGGAAATGAAAATCATTGCCAAACTTGAAGGAGAAAGCCCAGAAAAAATAAGGGATAGAGTAGCTAAAGGGAGAGTAGTAATTTTCAAAAATATTGTGAGACAAAATTTAGAAAGATATACTGCAATAGGAGAAGGCTTATTTACTAAAGTTAATGTTAATCTAGGCGCATCGACAGATCACTACGACGAAAATGAAGAGTTAGAAAAAGTTGAAATAGCTAATAAATTCGGTGCCGATACAATAATGGATTTAACTGACGGAGGAGACATAGACGGAATGAGAAGGAAAGTATTAGCAAAAGCAAAAATGCCAGTAGGTACAGTACCAATTTACCAGCTTTACTACGAAATGGTTACAAAAAGAAAGTATGTTATTGATTTTACTGAAGACGATTTGTTTAACGTTATTGAAAAGCACTTTAAAGATGGAGTAGACTTTGTAACTGTACATACTGGAGTAACTTTAGATTTAGCGAAGAAAGCTGCTGAGCAAAAAAGAACTGCGGGAATAGTAAGCAGAGGAGGAACCATATTAGCTGCATGGGAAATATATAATGAAAAAGAAAATCCTCTCTATGCGAATTTTGATTATCTCTTAGAATTAGCGAAAGAATATGACGTTGTATTAAGTCTAGGAGATGCATTAAGGCCCGGAGGAATAGACGATGCACATGATGAGCTCCACGTAGGAGAATTATTAGTTAATGCTAGGCTAGCTAAGAAAGCAATAGAGAAAGGAGTTCAGGTAATGATTGAAGGACCAGGACATATGCCATTAGATCAGATAGAAATGGACATAAAGCTTGAAAAACAATTAACTGGAGGAGTTCCTTATTACGTACTTGGGATACTACCTACAGATATAGCTGCAGGATATGATCATATAGCTGGAGCTATAGGTGGCGCGTTAGCTGCTGCGTATGGAGCAGACATGTTATGTTATTTAACTCCTGCAGAACATCTTTCCTTGCCTACTCCTGAGCAAGTAAAAGATGGTTTAATAGCGTTTAAAATTGCAGCTCATACTGGAGATATAATAAAACTAGGAGAAAAAGCCAGAAAATTGGATACAGAAATGAGTAAAGCCAGAGCTTCTCTTAATTGGCAAAAGATGTTCTCTTTAACTTTCGATGAAGAAAGGGCTAGAAGGATATATAGGCAATACAAGAAATTCGAAGCAGGATCTTGTACAATGTGCGGGGACCTTTGCGTTTATTTAGTTCTACCGAGAGCCTTAAATAAGAAGAGATATGCAAATCAAAAAGCCTCAACTGAAAATAGGTGA
- a CDS encoding ATP-dependent DNA helicase, with translation MDLRDWQIKLKDKVLDSLKRGFLVALNSPTGSGKTLFSLIVGVELKGKVAYIVRTHNEYYPVYRESKRLGKSFSFLVSKALACPFSTADVNPEDIKCSSCDIFSSIPIKVDDYPFSFLSKLKKEGEDEGFCPYYSLLDSLSNSDVIVLTYPYFFIPRLREALGLDFSQYVVVVDEAHNLDRLNELEERKLNLTIIDRAISQVSNTTVIEILRRLKEEVKKKALPEEKYILVQDYPKLTDDELEIIKEEYEALREKMIKEKRIKQIYLNNIIKFYETEGKVFSYKGSLIKKPITPEKYISILNDPSLSVILMSGTLQSKEFLRNVLGITRQIEYIDTEKEMKKKLSGTIDCILALDVTSAYSLRTKEMWKKYASYILKIFYQAKGYVLAVFPSYSLMNEVMKLVNLPKLVEDEKTSLEDVYKLKEKSIIAAVARGKLSEGIELTKDGKSLISDVVLVGIPYPAVDDYLKLQAEEISKITGQDVKDLLINTTALIAVKQAIGRAIRSVNDKANVWLLDKRYDSIMWKTKINCLNPKKIKL, from the coding sequence GTGGATTTAAGAGATTGGCAAATAAAATTAAAAGACAAAGTTTTAGATTCATTGAAAAGAGGATTTTTAGTTGCTTTAAATTCTCCCACTGGTAGTGGTAAAACGCTGTTTTCTTTGATTGTTGGTGTCGAACTTAAGGGTAAGGTAGCTTACATTGTAAGAACGCATAACGAATACTATCCAGTATATAGAGAAAGTAAGAGGCTAGGGAAGAGTTTTTCATTTCTAGTAAGTAAAGCGCTTGCTTGCCCATTTTCTACTGCTGATGTAAATCCAGAAGATATAAAATGCTCAAGCTGTGATATATTTTCTAGTATTCCAATAAAGGTCGACGATTATCCTTTTTCTTTTCTTTCAAAGCTAAAGAAAGAAGGAGAAGATGAGGGATTTTGTCCATATTATTCATTACTAGATTCTTTATCCAATTCTGACGTAATAGTTCTTACTTACCCATATTTTTTCATACCTAGATTAAGGGAAGCGTTAGGGTTAGATTTTTCACAATATGTTGTAGTTGTAGACGAAGCTCACAATTTAGATAGATTAAATGAGCTTGAAGAGCGAAAATTGAATTTAACAATAATTGATAGAGCAATTTCGCAAGTATCAAATACTACTGTAATAGAGATATTAAGAAGATTAAAAGAGGAAGTTAAGAAGAAAGCGTTACCTGAGGAAAAATACATTCTAGTACAAGACTACCCTAAGCTTACAGATGATGAGCTAGAAATAATAAAAGAGGAGTACGAAGCTTTAAGGGAAAAAATGATAAAAGAAAAGCGAATAAAACAGATTTATTTGAATAATATAATAAAATTCTATGAAACTGAGGGTAAGGTATTTTCTTACAAAGGAAGTTTAATAAAAAAGCCTATAACGCCAGAAAAGTACATTTCAATACTTAATGATCCAAGCCTTTCCGTAATTTTAATGTCTGGAACTTTGCAATCAAAAGAATTCTTACGTAATGTACTTGGAATAACTAGGCAGATAGAATATATAGATACTGAAAAAGAAATGAAGAAAAAATTAAGTGGTACTATAGATTGCATTCTGGCTCTTGATGTAACCTCTGCTTATAGTTTAAGAACTAAAGAAATGTGGAAGAAGTACGCTTCGTATATTTTAAAAATATTTTATCAAGCGAAAGGCTACGTATTAGCTGTATTCCCTAGCTATTCATTAATGAATGAAGTCATGAAGTTAGTTAATCTACCAAAACTTGTGGAAGACGAAAAAACAAGTCTCGAAGATGTATATAAACTGAAAGAGAAGTCTATTATTGCCGCAGTAGCAAGAGGTAAGCTTTCCGAAGGAATTGAACTTACTAAGGACGGTAAAAGTTTAATTTCAGACGTAGTACTAGTAGGAATACCTTATCCTGCAGTTGACGATTACCTTAAATTGCAGGCTGAGGAGATTTCAAAAATTACAGGGCAGGACGTTAAGGATTTGCTTATAAATACTACAGCACTTATAGCTGTAAAACAAGCAATAGGTAGGGCAATTAGAAGTGTAAATGATAAGGCAAATGTTTGGTTATTGGATAAGAGATATGACAGCATAATGTGGAAAACAAAGATTAATTGTTTAAATCCCAAAAAGATTAAGCTATAA
- a CDS encoding thioredoxin family protein — translation MKVEIFTHKNCTECNLLLEYLDQKGLLGRVQIIDTELYPFLALERGVISTPSVFIDGKLVYAGTVDFQEFEKLLQGEKVIKKINKDELVDKLMYGIVDSFAATAWLYVNLDFDSFMAQKDFVMAVTGLVFSEDAEELYNYLRNLMIKNGLEYVKKWEDKMLRNISSNFVREIYWLYGSKLSLEQIKAKYPLEVFAHWLMVRGGSTGRVGLRIHPLSEKDTMERISKAYMYMINNYDQLWEKVEKEQKSLKSMEVERKAIL, via the coding sequence ATGAAAGTGGAAATTTTTACTCACAAAAATTGCACGGAATGTAATCTACTTTTAGAGTATTTAGATCAAAAAGGATTACTAGGAAGAGTTCAAATAATAGATACAGAACTTTATCCTTTCTTAGCATTAGAAAGAGGAGTAATTTCAACACCTTCAGTTTTTATAGATGGAAAACTAGTTTATGCTGGTACAGTAGATTTTCAAGAATTTGAGAAGCTACTTCAAGGAGAGAAGGTAATAAAGAAAATAAATAAGGATGAATTAGTGGACAAGCTAATGTATGGAATAGTTGATTCCTTCGCTGCTACAGCATGGCTTTACGTGAATTTAGATTTCGACTCCTTCATGGCTCAAAAAGATTTCGTAATGGCAGTAACGGGTCTAGTATTTTCAGAGGACGCAGAAGAGTTGTATAACTATTTGAGAAATTTAATGATAAAAAATGGGTTAGAGTATGTAAAGAAATGGGAAGATAAAATGCTAAGAAATATTTCCTCGAACTTTGTTAGGGAGATCTATTGGCTCTATGGTTCAAAGCTCTCATTAGAGCAAATTAAGGCAAAATATCCATTAGAAGTCTTTGCGCACTGGCTCATGGTTAGAGGAGGATCTACAGGGAGAGTTGGATTAAGAATACATCCATTATCAGAAAAGGATACCATGGAGAGAATTTCAAAGGCTTATATGTACATGATAAATAATTATGATCAGTTATGGGAGAAAGTAGAGAAAGAACAAAAATCTTTGAAAAGTATGGAAGTTGAAAGAAAAGCTATACTTTAG